Proteins encoded together in one Bdellovibrionales bacterium window:
- a CDS encoding citrate synthase (catalyzes the formation of citrate from acetyl-CoA and oxaloacetate) — translation MSQPVNIYEGAIDKGLEGVVACSTAISSIIDATLCFRGYTIEDLAANSTFEETSYLLWNNKLPTTAELAAFRADIKKEMTLPAPLVEQLKKLPTNVHPMAWLRTATSMLSLWDPEAQDMSEEANRRKSLRLTAKMGLLVALFSRTRDGKEFLAPNPDKGIAWNFLYLLKGSEPDPEFVKIFDTCLVLHADHELNCSAFAARVTASSLSDIYSAIVSAISALKGPLHGGANEQVMLMLKNEIVSMDKVQAWLADALAGKKKVMGFGHRVYKNGDPRAKILSQMSEQLTKKIGQPQFYQMSKILDDAMQKEKGLLPNVDFYSAT, via the coding sequence ATGAGTCAGCCCGTTAATATTTATGAAGGTGCAATTGATAAAGGTCTTGAAGGCGTCGTTGCCTGTTCCACCGCGATTTCTTCCATCATCGATGCCACACTCTGTTTTCGTGGATATACGATTGAAGATTTAGCTGCGAATTCGACGTTCGAAGAAACCAGTTATCTTTTGTGGAACAATAAGCTTCCAACGACAGCTGAACTCGCCGCTTTTCGGGCTGATATTAAAAAAGAAATGACCTTGCCCGCTCCACTGGTTGAGCAACTTAAAAAACTACCCACCAATGTGCATCCGATGGCTTGGTTAAGAACGGCCACTTCTATGTTGTCTCTTTGGGACCCTGAAGCCCAAGACATGTCTGAGGAAGCTAATCGTCGTAAATCTCTTCGTTTAACGGCAAAGATGGGTTTACTCGTGGCTCTGTTTTCGCGCACTCGCGATGGTAAAGAATTCTTGGCTCCCAATCCAGATAAGGGGATCGCTTGGAACTTCCTGTATCTTCTCAAGGGGTCAGAGCCTGATCCTGAATTCGTAAAAATTTTCGATACCTGTTTAGTGCTTCATGCCGATCATGAATTGAACTGTTCGGCCTTCGCGGCTCGCGTGACGGCCTCTTCTCTCAGCGACATTTATTCTGCAATTGTTAGCGCCATCAGCGCTCTCAAAGGGCCACTTCATGGTGGTGCCAATGAGCAAGTGATGCTTATGCTCAAGAACGAGATTGTATCGATGGATAAAGTTCAAGCTTGGCTCGCAGATGCTTTGGCTGGAAAAAAGAAGGTGATGGGTTTTGGTCACCGCGTTTACAAAAATGGCGACCCTCGGGCGAAGATTTTGAGTCAGATGAGCGAACAATTGACCAAAAAAATCGGTCAGCCTCAGTTCTACCAAATGTCTAAGATTCTCGACGATGCCATGCAAAAGGAAAAGGGATTACTCCCTAACGTCGATTTTTACTCTGCGAC